From the Amycolatopsis thermoflava N1165 genome, one window contains:
- a CDS encoding amino acid ABC transporter permease, which produces MTETRQVTTQPEDIRAVPVRHYGRWIAGVVILFLAAIVVRSVVTNANMQWDVVGDYLFDDRILRGLQNTLILTVISMVIGVVGGVVLAVMRLSPNPLAAGAAATYIWLFRGTPLITQLVFWNFLALFYPRLGLGVPFGPEFVSWDTNSLISPFTAALLGLGLNEAAYMAEIVRGGILSVDAGQLEAASALGMSRAKTLRRIVLPQAMRVIIPPTGNETIAMLKTTSLVVTIGYFELMTSAQQIYAQNYRIAPLLIVAALWYLFMTSILTLVQMQIERRFSRGSSRQVVERTTWASRLLGFRFGNRGDGGGAAR; this is translated from the coding sequence ATGACCGAGACACGTCAAGTCACGACCCAGCCCGAGGACATCCGCGCGGTCCCGGTGCGGCACTACGGCCGGTGGATCGCCGGCGTGGTCATCCTGTTCCTGGCGGCCATCGTCGTCCGCAGCGTGGTCACCAACGCGAACATGCAGTGGGACGTCGTCGGCGACTACCTGTTCGACGACCGGATCCTGCGCGGCCTGCAGAACACGCTGATCCTCACCGTCATCTCGATGGTGATCGGCGTGGTCGGCGGTGTCGTCCTCGCGGTGATGCGGTTGTCGCCGAACCCGCTCGCGGCGGGCGCGGCGGCGACCTACATCTGGTTGTTCCGCGGCACCCCGCTGATCACGCAGCTGGTGTTCTGGAACTTCCTCGCGTTGTTCTACCCGCGGCTCGGGCTCGGGGTCCCGTTCGGGCCCGAGTTCGTCAGCTGGGACACCAACTCGCTGATCTCGCCGTTCACCGCCGCCCTCCTGGGCCTCGGGCTCAACGAAGCCGCCTACATGGCCGAGATCGTCCGCGGCGGCATCCTGTCGGTCGACGCCGGTCAGCTGGAGGCGGCGAGCGCGCTCGGCATGTCGCGGGCCAAGACCCTTCGGCGGATCGTCCTGCCGCAGGCGATGCGGGTGATCATCCCGCCGACTGGCAACGAGACCATCGCGATGCTCAAGACGACGTCGCTGGTGGTGACGATCGGGTACTTCGAGCTGATGACGTCCGCGCAGCAGATCTACGCGCAGAACTACCGGATCGCCCCGCTGCTGATCGTCGCCGCGCTGTGGTACCTGTTCATGACCTCGATCCTGACGCTGGTGCAGATGCAGATCGAGCGCCGGTTCTCCCGCGGCTCCTCGCGGCAGGTGGTGGAACGGACCACGTGGGCGAGTCGGCTGCTCGGGTTCCGCTTCGGCAACCGCGGTGACGGGGGAGGTGCGGCCCGGTGA
- a CDS encoding ABC transporter substrate-binding protein, with translation MARATHFKALALLPAFALAGLTMACGAGGNGSGGTSQPAGGPAASQSAEIPAVTKDPALAAMVPQAIAADGKIVVGQDQSYAPNEFVDEQGKVVGFDVDLGNAIAQKLGLTTEYQNAAFSGILAGLGAGQYELAMSSFTINSERLQTVDMVSYYSAGTSLAVPKGNPDKISLDDLCGKNIAVQQGTVQVDDLAARSQQCTSSGKPAINVQQFQQQTDVNLQVQTKRSQAMLADSPVVDYAVKQTGGAVETVGQPYDAAPYGIAIKKDQGSYAQAIQGAVQALIDDGTYAKILAKWGLNTSGALTKAELNPQS, from the coding sequence GTGGCACGTGCAACACACTTCAAGGCGCTTGCCCTGCTGCCCGCGTTCGCCCTGGCCGGGCTGACCATGGCGTGCGGCGCTGGTGGCAACGGCTCCGGAGGCACCTCCCAGCCGGCAGGCGGGCCCGCGGCGTCGCAGTCCGCGGAGATCCCCGCGGTCACCAAGGACCCGGCCCTCGCCGCGATGGTCCCGCAGGCCATCGCCGCCGACGGCAAGATCGTCGTCGGCCAGGACCAGAGCTACGCGCCCAACGAGTTCGTCGACGAGCAGGGCAAGGTGGTCGGTTTCGACGTCGACCTCGGCAATGCGATCGCGCAGAAGCTGGGGCTGACGACGGAGTACCAGAACGCCGCGTTCTCCGGCATCCTGGCGGGTCTCGGCGCGGGCCAGTACGAGCTGGCCATGTCGTCGTTCACCATCAACTCCGAGCGGCTGCAGACCGTCGACATGGTCTCCTACTACAGCGCCGGCACCTCGCTGGCCGTGCCGAAGGGCAACCCGGACAAGATCTCCCTGGACGACCTGTGCGGCAAGAACATCGCCGTCCAGCAGGGCACCGTCCAGGTCGACGACCTGGCCGCCCGCTCGCAGCAGTGCACCTCGTCCGGCAAGCCGGCGATCAACGTGCAGCAGTTCCAGCAGCAGACCGACGTCAACCTGCAGGTCCAGACCAAGCGCAGCCAGGCGATGCTCGCCGACTCCCCGGTCGTCGACTACGCGGTGAAGCAGACCGGCGGCGCCGTCGAAACCGTCGGCCAGCCCTATGACGCCGCGCCCTACGGCATCGCGATCAAGAAGGACCAGGGCAGCTACGCGCAGGCGATCCAGGGCGCCGTGCAGGCCCTCATCGACGACGGCACCTACGCCAAGATCCTCGCCAAGTGGGGCCTGAACACGAGCGGTGCGCTCACGAAGGCGGAGCTGAACCCGCAGAGCTGA
- a CDS encoding M20/M25/M40 family metallo-hydrolase, with amino-acid sequence MARVEQTTVRETVQRLWDSEVLPSLSGLVEIPALSQAFDPDWAANGHLDAAVRHVQNWIAGRGLPGATLDVVRLDGRSPVLLVDVPATPGAEDRGTVLLYGHLDKQPPVGGWAEGLGPWTPVVRDGRLYGRGSADDGYAGYAATAALEAVHAAGGAHARSVILLETGEESGSPDLPRYLEHLSERLGRVSFVVCLDSGGNDYERLWLTTSLRGMTQVHVTVRVLQAAAHSGLASGVVPSSFRVLRQLLDRIEDAETGEIKLAELNVDIPSNRRDEAAATVAVAPGAISGSFPLMPGMRPVSDDELELLLNQSWRPTLSVIGAEGFPEPANAGNVLRDHTTLALSFRLPPTADAAAALNAVEKALTTDVPYGAVVELSGMEAANGWNAPDPSPWLASALERVSDEVFGAPWRSVGLGGSIPFMGLLGEKYPEAQFLVTGALGPDSNAHVPDEWLHLAQAKRLTEAVAHMLDAHARG; translated from the coding sequence ATGGCCCGGGTGGAGCAGACGACCGTGCGTGAAACCGTGCAGCGCCTCTGGGACAGCGAGGTGCTGCCGAGCCTGTCCGGCCTGGTGGAGATCCCCGCCCTGTCGCAGGCCTTCGACCCCGACTGGGCCGCCAACGGGCACCTCGACGCCGCCGTGCGGCACGTGCAGAACTGGATCGCCGGGCGCGGCCTGCCCGGCGCGACGCTCGACGTGGTGCGGCTCGACGGCCGCAGCCCGGTGCTGCTGGTCGACGTCCCGGCGACGCCCGGCGCGGAGGACCGCGGCACCGTCCTGCTCTACGGCCACCTCGACAAGCAGCCCCCGGTCGGCGGCTGGGCGGAGGGGCTCGGCCCGTGGACCCCGGTGGTCCGCGACGGCAGGCTGTACGGCCGCGGCTCGGCCGACGACGGGTACGCCGGCTACGCGGCGACGGCGGCGCTGGAGGCCGTGCACGCGGCCGGCGGCGCCCACGCGCGATCGGTGATCCTGCTGGAGACCGGCGAGGAGTCGGGCAGCCCCGACCTGCCGCGGTACCTGGAGCACCTGTCCGAGCGGCTGGGGCGCGTGAGTTTCGTGGTGTGCCTGGACTCCGGCGGCAACGACTACGAGCGGCTGTGGCTGACGACGAGCCTGCGCGGGATGACCCAGGTGCACGTCACGGTGCGGGTGCTCCAGGCGGCGGCGCACTCGGGGCTGGCCAGCGGCGTGGTGCCGAGCTCGTTCCGCGTGCTGCGGCAGCTGCTGGACCGCATCGAGGACGCCGAGACGGGCGAGATCAAGCTGGCGGAGCTGAACGTCGACATCCCGTCGAACCGCCGCGACGAGGCGGCCGCGACGGTCGCGGTGGCCCCCGGCGCGATCAGCGGTTCGTTCCCGCTGATGCCGGGGATGCGCCCGGTGTCGGACGACGAGCTGGAGCTGCTGCTGAACCAGTCGTGGCGGCCCACGCTGTCGGTGATCGGCGCCGAGGGCTTCCCGGAGCCGGCGAACGCGGGCAACGTCCTGCGCGACCACACGACGCTGGCGCTGAGCTTCCGCCTCCCGCCGACGGCCGACGCGGCGGCGGCGCTGAACGCGGTGGAGAAGGCGCTGACCACGGACGTGCCCTACGGCGCGGTGGTCGAACTGTCCGGAATGGAGGCCGCGAACGGCTGGAACGCGCCCGACCCGTCGCCGTGGCTGGCTTCGGCGCTGGAGCGGGTGAGCGACGAGGTCTTCGGGGCCCCGTGGCGCAGCGTCGGGCTCGGCGGGTCGATCCCGTTCATGGGCCTGCTCGGCGAGAAGTACCCGGAGGCCCAGTTCCTGGTCACGGGCGCGCTGGGCCCCGACTCGAACGCCCACGTCCCCGACGAGTGGCTGCACCTGGCACAGGCGAAGCGGCTCACCGAGGCGGTGGCGCACATGCTGGACGCCCACGCCCGGGGCTGA
- a CDS encoding ABC transporter ATP-binding protein, which yields MLAVNNLEVVYDDVVLVLRGLSLEVPDGAIVTLLGANGAGKTTLLRAITGLLMPHRGKITKGTVRFRDEDITGADPADVVRKGIAQVMEGRRIFAEITVDENLRTGAYTRRSRTEVRESYARVMDLFPVLKDRRRSIAGYLSGGEQQMLAIGRALMASPKLLLLDEPSLGLAPKLVEQVRDIIVEINGQGTSVLLVEQNAVMALSIAGSGYVVETGKVVKDGPAADLLADEDIREFYLGAAQHEERRSFAEVKSYRRKKRWSA from the coding sequence GTGCTGGCGGTGAACAACCTCGAAGTGGTGTACGACGACGTGGTGCTGGTCCTCCGGGGACTCAGCCTGGAGGTCCCCGACGGCGCGATCGTCACCCTGCTGGGCGCGAACGGAGCGGGCAAGACGACCCTGCTGCGGGCGATCACCGGCCTCCTCATGCCACACCGCGGCAAGATCACCAAGGGCACGGTCCGCTTCCGCGACGAGGACATCACCGGCGCCGACCCCGCCGACGTGGTGCGCAAGGGCATCGCGCAGGTGATGGAGGGCAGGCGGATCTTCGCCGAGATCACGGTCGACGAGAACCTGCGCACCGGCGCCTACACCCGCCGCTCCCGCACCGAGGTCCGCGAGTCCTACGCCAGGGTGATGGACCTGTTCCCGGTCCTGAAGGACCGCCGCCGCTCGATCGCCGGTTACCTCTCCGGCGGCGAGCAGCAGATGCTCGCGATCGGCCGCGCGCTCATGGCGTCGCCGAAGCTCCTGCTGCTCGACGAGCCGTCGCTCGGTCTCGCGCCCAAGCTCGTCGAGCAGGTGCGGGACATCATCGTCGAGATCAACGGCCAGGGCACCAGCGTCCTGCTGGTCGAGCAGAACGCCGTGATGGCGCTGTCGATCGCCGGGTCCGGCTACGTCGTCGAGACCGGGAAGGTCGTCAAGGACGGCCCCGCCGCCGACCTCCTCGCCGACGAGGACATCCGCGAGTTCTACCTCGGCGCCGCCCAGCACGAGGAGCGGCGCAGCTTCGCCGAAGTCAAGAGCTACCGGAGGAAGAAGCGATGGAGCGCGTGA
- a CDS encoding ABC transporter ATP-binding protein, which produces MERVTTSDPAPAREDEAGTDRPILEVRDLTLRFGGVTALDGVSFEVGRGELFAVIGPNGAGKTSIFNCLNGVYRPQEGTITLDGERLVGRAPAAIAAMGVARTFQNLGLFEHLTLIENLMLGRHHLMRTGFGTGMLWWGRAKREEVRHRAAVEEIVELLELEPYRRMPAGLLPYGVAKRAELGRALAMEPSLLLLDEPVAGMNLEETEDTARYLVEVRRELGLAMILVEHDMRLVMDLADRVLALDFGVAIATGKPSEIQNHPAVIEAYLGGAR; this is translated from the coding sequence ATGGAGCGCGTGACCACCAGCGACCCCGCACCCGCCCGGGAGGACGAAGCCGGCACCGATCGCCCGATCCTCGAAGTCCGCGACCTGACCCTGCGCTTCGGCGGGGTCACGGCACTGGACGGCGTCAGCTTCGAGGTCGGCCGCGGCGAGCTGTTCGCCGTGATCGGCCCGAACGGCGCGGGAAAGACCTCGATCTTCAACTGCCTCAACGGCGTCTACCGCCCGCAGGAGGGCACCATCACGCTCGACGGCGAACGGCTGGTCGGCCGCGCGCCCGCCGCGATCGCCGCGATGGGCGTGGCCCGCACGTTCCAGAACCTCGGCCTGTTCGAGCACCTCACGCTCATCGAGAACCTGATGCTCGGCCGCCACCACCTGATGCGCACCGGTTTCGGCACCGGGATGCTCTGGTGGGGCCGCGCGAAGCGCGAGGAGGTCCGGCACCGCGCGGCCGTCGAGGAGATCGTCGAACTGCTCGAACTCGAGCCGTACCGCCGGATGCCGGCCGGGCTGCTCCCCTACGGCGTCGCGAAACGCGCCGAACTGGGCCGGGCGCTGGCGATGGAGCCGTCGCTGCTGCTGCTGGACGAGCCGGTCGCCGGCATGAACCTGGAGGAGACCGAGGACACCGCGCGTTACCTGGTCGAGGTCCGGCGCGAGCTGGGCCTGGCGATGATCCTCGTCGAGCACGACATGCGCCTGGTCATGGACCTCGCCGACCGGGTGCTCGCGCTGGACTTCGGCGTCGCGATCGCCACCGGCAAGCCGTCGGAGATCCAGAACCACCCCGCTGTGATCGAGGCCTACCTGGGCGGTGCGCGATGA
- a CDS encoding AMP-dependent synthetase/ligase: MSTALAAPPDVRTLPARLLEHARTLGDRTAMREKHRGRWREWTWSAYAERVANVAAGLRELGVEPGDRVAIHAENRPEWVVADLAVQGIGAISMGVYPTSPEAEVEYLLSHSGAKVLIAEDEEQLDKALAVRGRLPDLRSLVVMDPRGVRVEALPDLMTFEQLERPRDNALRDYQDAVSRLDPDATAILVYTSGTTGPPKGAMISHANLVAAGRTFIDALGGGPDDEVLSYLPLCHIAERLTSVIDSVWAGSVVNFGEGGPSFLNDLRDVQPTVFLGVPRVWEKMLAGTEIRMADASRLKRGLYRFWLKQGRRIAPRRMTGRLSAGDRIRLWLAEFLVFRALREKLGLVRVRTALSGAAPIAPQVLEYLWAIGVPVREGYGQTENTALATLTPDGDVRLGAVGKPLPGVEVRIAEDGEILTRSAGVFQGYFRNPEATAAAVDADGWLHTGDVGEIDADGFLRITDRKKDIIITAGGKNISPSEIENRLKVSPFVREAIVIGDRRKYLTALIGIEAETVGNWATRRGLAYTTYADLSAKPEVVALVQQVVDETNREFSQVEQIKRVTLIGKELDHEDGELTATQKVKRRAIELRFEHEIEAMYR; encoded by the coding sequence ATGAGCACGGCACTGGCCGCTCCCCCGGACGTGCGGACCCTGCCCGCGCGCCTGCTCGAACACGCCCGGACGCTGGGCGACCGCACCGCGATGCGGGAGAAGCACCGCGGCCGCTGGCGCGAGTGGACCTGGTCCGCCTACGCCGAACGGGTCGCCAATGTGGCCGCCGGCCTGCGGGAACTCGGTGTGGAGCCGGGCGATCGGGTGGCGATCCACGCCGAGAACCGGCCGGAGTGGGTGGTCGCCGACCTGGCCGTGCAGGGCATCGGTGCGATCAGCATGGGCGTCTACCCGACCTCGCCGGAGGCCGAGGTCGAATATCTGCTGTCGCACTCCGGCGCGAAGGTGCTGATCGCCGAGGACGAGGAGCAGCTGGACAAGGCGCTCGCGGTGCGCGGCAGGCTGCCCGACCTGCGGAGCCTGGTGGTGATGGACCCGCGCGGGGTGCGCGTGGAGGCGCTGCCCGACCTGATGACGTTCGAGCAGCTGGAACGCCCGCGGGACAACGCCTTGCGCGACTACCAGGACGCGGTGTCGCGGCTCGACCCGGACGCCACCGCGATCCTCGTCTACACCTCCGGCACCACCGGACCGCCCAAGGGCGCGATGATCTCGCACGCCAACCTGGTCGCGGCCGGGCGCACGTTCATCGACGCGCTCGGCGGCGGCCCGGACGACGAGGTGCTGTCCTACCTGCCGCTGTGCCACATCGCCGAGCGGCTCACCTCGGTGATCGACTCGGTGTGGGCCGGTTCGGTGGTCAACTTCGGCGAGGGCGGCCCGTCCTTCCTCAACGACCTGCGCGACGTGCAGCCGACCGTGTTCCTCGGCGTGCCGCGGGTGTGGGAGAAGATGCTGGCGGGCACCGAGATCCGGATGGCCGACGCCTCGCGGCTCAAGCGCGGTCTCTACCGGTTCTGGCTCAAGCAGGGCCGCCGGATCGCGCCGCGCCGGATGACCGGTCGGCTGTCGGCGGGCGACCGGATCCGCCTGTGGCTCGCGGAGTTCCTCGTTTTCCGTGCCCTGCGGGAGAAACTCGGCCTGGTCCGGGTCCGCACCGCGTTGTCCGGCGCCGCGCCGATCGCGCCGCAGGTGCTGGAATACCTGTGGGCCATCGGGGTTCCGGTGCGCGAGGGCTACGGGCAGACCGAGAACACCGCGCTGGCCACACTCACCCCGGACGGCGACGTGCGGCTCGGCGCGGTCGGCAAACCGCTGCCCGGCGTGGAGGTGCGGATCGCCGAGGACGGCGAGATCCTCACCCGCTCGGCCGGGGTTTTCCAGGGCTACTTCCGCAACCCGGAGGCCACCGCGGCGGCGGTGGACGCGGACGGCTGGCTGCACACCGGCGACGTCGGCGAGATCGACGCCGACGGGTTCCTGCGGATCACCGATCGCAAGAAGGACATCATCATCACCGCGGGCGGCAAGAACATCTCGCCGTCGGAGATCGAGAACCGGCTCAAGGTCTCGCCGTTCGTGCGCGAGGCGATCGTGATCGGGGACCGCCGCAAGTACCTCACCGCGTTGATCGGCATCGAGGCGGAGACGGTCGGCAACTGGGCGACCCGGCGCGGCCTCGCGTACACGACCTACGCCGACCTGTCGGCCAAACCCGAGGTGGTGGCGCTCGTCCAGCAGGTGGTCGACGAGACCAACCGGGAGTTCTCGCAGGTCGAGCAGATCAAGCGGGTCACCTTGATCGGCAAGGAACTCGACCACGAGGACGGCGAGCTGACCGCGACGCAGAAGGTCAAACGGCGGGCCATCGAGCTGCGGTTCGAGCACGAGATCGAGGCGATGTACCGGTGA
- a CDS encoding branched-chain amino acid ABC transporter permease — protein sequence MTTFLQNCFAGLALGSTYALVALGFVVIYKSTGVINFAQGGLLALGAYLGYTFANNLAIAFGVAILLACASAALVGAGFERIVLRRMVGQPPFAVIMITIGLLFVLEPLITAIWGFDNLQVTNPWNIQTVEAGGIVFGVRDLWTIGLTAAVVVAFFLFFRFTSLGLAMRATAFDPEAALAQGISARRVYAVSWAIASALAALAGITMAAGPGGLSPSIGFIALAAFPAMILGGLDSPAGAVLGGIVIGLAEALTRGYQDQLFSWAGDNVSIIVPYLLMIVILLIRPYGLLGTKDVRRI from the coding sequence GTGACGACGTTCCTGCAGAACTGCTTCGCCGGGCTCGCCCTCGGGTCCACCTACGCCCTGGTGGCGCTGGGTTTCGTGGTCATCTACAAGTCGACTGGGGTGATCAACTTCGCGCAGGGCGGGCTGCTCGCGCTCGGCGCCTACCTCGGGTACACCTTCGCCAACAACCTGGCGATCGCGTTCGGTGTGGCGATCCTGCTGGCGTGCGCGTCGGCGGCGCTGGTCGGCGCCGGGTTCGAGCGGATCGTGTTGCGGCGCATGGTCGGGCAGCCGCCGTTCGCGGTCATCATGATCACCATCGGCCTGCTGTTCGTGCTGGAGCCGCTGATCACCGCGATCTGGGGCTTCGACAACCTGCAGGTCACCAACCCGTGGAACATCCAGACCGTCGAAGCAGGCGGGATCGTCTTCGGCGTACGGGACCTGTGGACGATCGGGCTGACCGCGGCGGTCGTCGTCGCGTTCTTCCTGTTCTTCCGCTTCACCTCGCTCGGCCTGGCGATGCGGGCCACCGCGTTCGACCCGGAAGCGGCGCTGGCGCAGGGGATCAGCGCACGCCGGGTGTACGCGGTCTCGTGGGCCATCGCATCGGCGCTGGCGGCGCTCGCCGGGATCACCATGGCGGCCGGGCCGGGCGGGCTCTCCCCGTCGATCGGATTCATCGCGCTCGCGGCGTTCCCGGCGATGATTCTCGGCGGCCTCGACTCGCCGGCCGGCGCGGTGCTCGGCGGCATCGTGATCGGGCTGGCCGAGGCGCTCACCCGGGGCTACCAGGACCAGCTGTTCTCCTGGGCGGGCGACAACGTGTCGATCATCGTGCCCTACCTGCTGATGATCGTGATCCTGCTGATCCGGCCGTACGGCCTGCTGGGAACCAAGGACGTACGGAGGATCTGA
- a CDS encoding branched-chain amino acid ABC transporter permease has protein sequence MPKPHRNLVRDYAQDLRLFGSPMSKFGLALMIAAFLVLPTVVQDDFWLSVLIYAGITAVGAIGLNLLTGYCGQISLGHAFFIGAGAYVTAKVGGDFGMPFPLWLLAAAGIGAVLGGLIGPFTLRLRGHYLAIVTLGLVFLGEHLWRNLDDLTGGNSGTSVNADVAIGPVNFADLTIFGESYSRNQGWFWLVWALVGLVALLVKNLARTRPGRALQAVRDRDQAAEVIGVRAGRYKIGAFMVSSAIASMAGALFGSYQQFVSPDEWNLLLSIQYIAVIIVGGLGTIFGSVLGALFVGALPALIDRYSDVIPGVQTSVGDSGFISVFALNQAIFGLLIVLFLVLEPRGLAGIWLRVKTYFKAWPFSY, from the coding sequence ATGCCCAAACCGCACCGCAACCTCGTCCGGGACTACGCCCAGGACCTGCGCCTGTTCGGCTCGCCGATGTCGAAGTTCGGGCTGGCGCTGATGATCGCGGCGTTCCTGGTGCTGCCGACGGTGGTGCAGGACGACTTCTGGTTGTCCGTCCTCATCTACGCCGGCATCACCGCGGTCGGCGCGATCGGCCTCAACCTGCTCACCGGCTACTGCGGGCAGATCTCGCTCGGGCACGCGTTCTTCATCGGCGCGGGCGCGTACGTGACAGCCAAGGTCGGCGGCGACTTCGGCATGCCGTTCCCGCTGTGGCTGCTCGCCGCCGCCGGGATCGGGGCCGTGCTCGGCGGGCTGATCGGGCCGTTCACGCTGCGGCTGCGCGGCCACTACCTGGCGATCGTCACGCTCGGACTGGTGTTCCTCGGCGAGCACCTGTGGCGCAACCTCGACGACCTCACCGGCGGCAACTCGGGCACGTCGGTCAACGCCGACGTCGCGATCGGGCCGGTGAACTTCGCCGACCTGACGATCTTCGGCGAGAGCTACTCGCGCAACCAGGGCTGGTTCTGGCTGGTGTGGGCGCTGGTCGGGCTCGTCGCGCTGCTGGTGAAGAACCTCGCCCGCACCCGCCCGGGCCGCGCGCTCCAGGCGGTGCGCGACCGCGACCAGGCCGCCGAGGTGATCGGCGTGCGGGCGGGCCGGTACAAGATCGGCGCGTTCATGGTGTCCAGCGCGATCGCCTCGATGGCGGGCGCGCTGTTCGGGTCCTACCAGCAGTTCGTGAGCCCCGACGAGTGGAACCTGCTGCTGTCCATCCAGTACATCGCGGTGATCATCGTGGGCGGTCTGGGCACGATCTTCGGATCGGTGCTCGGCGCGCTGTTCGTCGGCGCGCTGCCCGCCCTGATCGACCGCTACAGCGACGTCATTCCCGGCGTCCAGACGAGCGTGGGCGATTCGGGGTTCATCAGTGTGTTCGCCCTCAACCAGGCCATCTTCGGGTTGCTGATCGTGCTGTTCCTGGTGCTCGAACCACGCGGGCTCGCGGGCATCTGGCTGCGCGTCAAGACCTACTTCAAGGCCTGGCCCTTCTCCTACTAG
- a CDS encoding ABC transporter substrate-binding protein: MKRSRIAAALAAATLVLAACGGAGDDEGGGGGQAGNPGATTGFDGTTIKLGVLSPLSGPVAVIGQPLTSGNEVWFQALNERGGIAGKYKVQLVQEDTQYKPDVAVQKYNKVKGDVVAFTQLLGTPSTLAVLPQLRADKMLAAPASLDALWVREENLLPVGGPYQVQAINAMDHYLTEGGGTKDSKICTMVQDDVYGEAGQAGIDFAAKSYGFTVANTQRFKAGTENYAGQIGALAGAGCQMVFLTATPTDAAKIWGTAAQARFAPKWYGQSPSYTSAFAKSAIAPYLQQYVTIVAEGTEWGDNSVPGMAKMVADKNAFAPQQEPDYYFAFGYNQARAMTAVLEKAVELGDLSRDGILKASSELGTVSFDGLTGDYKYGPADTRNPPRSSTLFKVDPTKPFGLATLKYNFSSQAAQQYQFTKANL; the protein is encoded by the coding sequence ATGAAGAGATCGCGGATCGCGGCCGCGCTGGCCGCGGCGACGCTCGTGCTGGCCGCGTGCGGCGGCGCGGGCGACGACGAAGGCGGTGGTGGCGGCCAGGCCGGCAACCCGGGCGCCACGACCGGGTTCGACGGCACGACGATCAAGCTCGGCGTGCTGTCCCCGCTGTCCGGTCCGGTCGCGGTGATCGGGCAGCCGCTGACCTCGGGCAACGAGGTCTGGTTCCAAGCGCTCAACGAACGCGGCGGGATCGCGGGCAAGTACAAGGTGCAGCTCGTCCAGGAGGACACCCAGTACAAGCCGGACGTCGCCGTGCAGAAGTACAACAAGGTCAAGGGCGACGTCGTCGCGTTCACACAGCTGCTGGGCACGCCGTCGACGCTGGCCGTGCTGCCGCAGCTGCGCGCGGACAAGATGCTCGCCGCGCCCGCCTCGCTGGACGCGCTGTGGGTGCGTGAAGAGAACCTGCTGCCGGTCGGCGGGCCGTACCAGGTGCAGGCGATCAACGCCATGGACCACTACCTCACCGAAGGCGGCGGCACCAAGGACTCGAAGATCTGCACGATGGTCCAGGACGACGTCTACGGCGAGGCGGGCCAGGCCGGGATCGACTTCGCGGCGAAGAGCTACGGCTTCACCGTGGCGAACACGCAGCGCTTCAAGGCGGGCACGGAGAACTACGCCGGGCAGATCGGCGCGCTCGCCGGCGCCGGCTGCCAGATGGTGTTCCTGACCGCGACCCCGACGGACGCGGCCAAGATCTGGGGCACCGCGGCGCAGGCCCGGTTCGCGCCCAAGTGGTACGGGCAGTCGCCGAGCTACACCTCGGCGTTCGCCAAGTCCGCGATCGCGCCGTACCTGCAGCAGTACGTCACGATCGTCGCCGAGGGCACCGAGTGGGGCGACAACTCCGTGCCGGGCATGGCGAAGATGGTCGCCGACAAGAACGCCTTCGCCCCGCAGCAGGAGCCGGACTACTACTTCGCCTTCGGCTACAACCAGGCCCGCGCGATGACCGCGGTGCTGGAGAAGGCGGTCGAGCTGGGCGATCTGTCCCGCGACGGCATCCTGAAAGCGTCCAGCGAACTGGGCACCGTGTCGTTCGACGGTCTCACCGGCGACTACAAGTACGGCCCGGCCGACACCCGCAACCCGCCGCGGTCGAGCACGCTGTTCAAGGTCGACCCGACGAAGCCGTTCGGGCTCGCCACTCTCAAGTACAACTTCAGTTCACAGGCGGCACAGCAGTACCAGTTCACCAAGGCCAACCTGTAA